The sequence below is a genomic window from Salvelinus fontinalis isolate EN_2023a chromosome 19, ASM2944872v1, whole genome shotgun sequence.
TAAGTTAGTTATTTCATAGAGATGTACCACGTCAATAAGTTAGTTATTTCATAGAGATGTACCATGTACCACATCAATAAGTTAGTTATTTCATAGAGATGTACCACGTCAGTAAGTTAGTTATTTCATAGAGATGTACCATGTCAATAAGTTAGTTATTTCATAGAGATGTACCATGTCAATAAGTTAGTTATTTCATAGAGATGTACCATGTCAATAAGTTAGTTATTTCATAGAGATGTACCATGTCAATAAGTTAGTTATTTCATAGAGATGTACCATGTACCACGTCAATAAGTTAGTTATTTCATAGAGATGTACCACGTCAATAAATTAGTTATTTCATAGAGATGTACCACGTCAATAAGTTAGTTATTTCATAGAGATGTACCATGTCAGTAAGTTAGTTATTTCATAGAGATGTACCACATCAATAAGTTAGTTATTTCATAGAGATGTACCATGTACCACGTCAATAAGTTAGAGAGAGCTGTTAATATTTACTTAGTGGTcgttgttgatgatgatgctattttgtgttgtttttgtgttgtcAGGTGACCCTTTTCGAACAGCGTAATTTTGCCGGCAGACGTCTGGACCTGAGTGCCGACTGCCAGAAAATAAGCGACAAGAACTTCCCAGAGAGATGCAACTCTGTGCAGGTGGAGAATGGAGCGTaagtgggttagagttagggctctgtggagatggagcgtaagggctctgtggagatggagggttagggctctgtggagatggagggtaagtgggttagggttagggctctgtggagatggagggtaagtgggttagggctctgtggagatggagggtaagtgggttagggctctgtggagatggagggtaagtgggttagggctctgtggagatggagggtaagtgggttagggctagggctctgtggagatggagggtaagtgggttagggctctgtggagatggagggtaagtgggttagggctctgtggagatggagggtaagtgggttagggctctgtggagatggagggtaagtgggttagggctctgtggagatggagggtaagtgggttagggctctgtggagatggagggtaagtgggttagggctctgtggagatggagggtaagtgggttagggctctgtggagatggagggtaagtgggttagggctctgtggagatggagggtaagtgggttagggctctgtggagatggagggtaagtgggttagggttagggctctgtggagatggagggtaagtgggttagggctctgtggagatggagggtaagtgggttagggctctgtggagatggagggtaagtgggttagggttagggctctgtggagatggagggtaagtgggttagggctctgtggagatggagggtaagggctctgtggagatggagcgtaagggctctgtggagatggagggtaagtgggttagggttagggctctgtggagatggagggtaagtgggttagggttagggctctgtggagatggagcgttagggctctgtggagatggagggtaagtgggttagggttagggctctgtggagatggagggtaagtgggttagggttagggctctgtggagatggagggtaagtGGGTTAGGGCTCTGTTGAGATTGAGGGTTtgggctctgtggagatggagggttagtgggttagggctctgtggagatggagcgttggggctctgtggagatggagggtaagtgggttagggttagggctctgtggagatggagcgttagggctctgtggagatggagggtaagtgggttagggttagggctctgtggagatggagggttagtgggttagggctctgtggagatggagggtaagggctctgtggagatggagcgtaagggctctgtggagatggagggtaagtGGGTTAGGGCTCTGTAGAGATGGAGCGTAagggctctgtggagatggagggtaagtgggttagggctctgtggagatggagggtaagggctctgtggagatggagggtaagtgggttagggctctgtggagatggagggtaagtgggttagggctctgtggagatggagcgttggggctctgtggagatggagcgTAAGTGGGTTagggctctgtggagatggagcgttggggctctgtggagatggagggtaagtgggttagggttagggctctgtggagatggagggtaagtgggttagggttagggctctgtggagatggagggtaagtgggttagggctctgtggagatggagggtaagtgggttagggttagggctctgtggagatggagggtaagtgggttagggttagggctctgtggagatggagggtaagtgggttagggttagggctctgtggagatggagggtaagtgggttagggttagggctctgtggagatggagcgttggggctctgtggagatggagggtaagtgggttagggttagggctctgtggagatggagggtaagtgggttagggctctgtggagatggagggtaagtgggttagggctctgtggagatggagggtaagtgggttagggttagggctctgtggagatggagggtaagtgggttagggttagggctctgtggagatggagcgtaagggctctgtggagatggagggtaagtgggttagggctctgtggagatggagcgttggggctctgtggagatggagggtaagtgggttagggttagggctctgtggagatggagcgttggggctctgtggagatggatCATAAGTGGAGTGGAGCCACCTAGTGACATTAATATGTCACTGCAAAATGACACGCGTTCTGTATAGAAAACTCTGGATTATATCACCTTAACAGAAATACATGTTCACTTCAAAAATACCAATATCGTTCAGAACAAAAGAGAATATAATCAAATAGAATATAGTTTATTCTTCTCCGAGCAGGAAATGATTTTCAGTATCATTGCAGTAATTCAGAACTGGCCAATCCTGTTCTTTCACAATTACATTCCTAATGTGTTTATCCCAAGACATATAGATGTATCGTGTCCCCAGCTTTCCCCTCCACCACACTGTTGTTCTCTGCAGTCACTGTTCCACTGTTCAgaggttgtgtctgtgtgtgtgtgtggttcagatGGGTGGGCTACGAGCAGGAGAACTTCAGAGGGCGTCAGTACCTGTGGGACATGGCAGAGAAGGGAGAGTACAACTGCTACGACAAGTGGTGTGCCCAGGTGGACCATGTCTCCTCGGTGCGCTCAGTCAAACAGGTGAGACGGAGAGGACCCACAGAGAGGCATACgagcacacgcagacacacacacacgcagacacacacacacacacacacacacacacacacacacacacacacacacaggggaaatACTCTCAAACTAAAATGCCTAGCTGCTAGTTTCTGTTATTGGCCAACCTGGTACAATTATCCCCTGAAGACGACCCACACAGActgggacaaacacacacacacacacactaaccctctATCATCTCTCCCAGGACTCGTCTCCTGCCCGAGCCCATCTGTTTGAGAGGGCTGGGTTCTCTGGTAAGAGGACAGAACTACAGGATGACATACCCAACATGATGACTCGCTACAGTCTCAACAGGGCTGCCTCTATCCGTGTCCTGGGAGGAGCGTAAGTAGTCCTCTATAATATACAGCCTCAACAGGGCTGCCTCTATCCTCCTAGACCTACCAGGTCCAGATACCCAGGTTAgaggcaaatggcaccctattccctatttagtgtactacttttgaccaggacctgtAAATGCTATTTAGGACACAACCAAATATTGTACTTGAGTAGTGCTGCATTTGCCCTGGTGGGAGGAGCGTTGGGACACGTCCTCTACATAGGGGGTTGAGTAGTGCTGCATTTTCCCTGGTGGGAGGAGCGGTGGGACACGTCCTCTACATAGGGGGTTGAGTAGTGCTGCATTTGCCCTGGTGGGAGGAGCGGTGGGACACGTCCTCTACATAGGGGGTTGACCCCGAGGAGAGGTCAGCAAGGGTTCTCTTTGTTTCACCTAGTAACATTTTCAGTTGAAACATTGGAATGAACATTCCAGAATGTTATGGTGAaactgtaaatatatattttttagcggCAATATTTAAACCGCGTCTGACTTTTCTGTTCTTCCTCCACGTGTAGAAACCTCACATGACCACAGAACTATTTGTAGGGTCAGTTTAGACGCCAAACAGACGTGTTCGCCGCACGCTACCTTGTCTGACTGTTCGTCAGGGTTAGCTAACGTTCGATACTGATACAAAACAAATGGGAtgttttagctaacgttagctaacattcGCAAACTATTTCCCTTGTTGAATGCACCTCAGGTCTGTAGTGAAGGCCCTTGCCTTTTGTTTCACTGATACCTCCCAGGTCCTAATATCCATACACATTATCCACTCATAAAAAGTTTTGCTTCTTTGAAAAACATCCTAGCTTATATCCAAAATTCCAAACAGAATGATTACAGCTCTTTAAACCTCCAAACAGAATGATTACAGCTCTTTAAACCTCTAAACAGAATGCTTACAGCTCTTTAAACCTCCAAACAGAATGATTACAGCTCTTTAAACCTCTGATTACAGCTCTTTAAACCTCTaaacagagtgattacagctCTTTAAACCTCCAAACAGAATGATTACAGCTCTTTAAACCACTAAACGTATTTCCTAGGCTCTATGTGATGtttctaaatacactgctcaaaaaaataaaggcaacacttaaacaacacaatgtaactccaagtcaatcacacttctgtgaaatcaaactgtccacttaggaagcaacactgattgacaataaatttcacatgctgttgggcaaatggaatagacaaaaggtggaaattataggcaattagcaagacacccccaataaaggagtggttctgcaggtggtgatcacagaccacttctcagttcctatgcttcctggcttggtgttttggtcacttttgaatgctggcggtgctctcactctagtggtagcatgagacggagtctacaacccacacaagtggctcaggtagtgcagctcatccaggatggcacatcaatgctagctgtggcaagaaggtttgctgtgtctgtcagcgtagtgttcagagcatggaagcgctaccaggagacagtccagtacatcaggagacgtggaggaggccgtaggagggcaacaacccagcagcaggaccgctacctccgcctttgtgcaaggaggagcactgccagagccctgcaaaatgacctccagcaggccacaaatatgcATTCCTATGGGATAATCCAGTTGACCTGGCCCAGTAGAATCAATGGGATAATCCAGTTGGCCTGGCCCAGTAGAATCAATGGGATAATCCAGTTGACCTGGCCTAGTAGAATCAATGGGATAATCCAGTTGACCTGGCCCAGTAGAATCAATGGGATAATCCAGTTGGCCTGGCCCAGTAGAATCAATGGGATAATCCAGTTGACCTGGCCCAGTAGAATCAATGGGATAATCCAGTTGACCTGGCCCAGTAGAATCAATGGGATAATCCAGTTGGCCTGGCCCAGTAGAATCAATGGGATAATCCAGTTGGCCTGGCCCAGTAGAATCAATGGGATAATCCAGTTGACCTGGCCCAGTAGAATCAATGGGATAATCCAGTTGACCGGGCCCAGTAGAATCAATGGGATAATCCAGTTGGCCTGGCCCAGTAGAATCAATGGGATAATCCAGTTGGCCTGGCCCAGTAGAATCAATGGGATAATCCAGTTGGCCTGGCCCAGTAGAATCAATGGGATAATCCAGTTGGCCTGGCCCAGTAGAATCAATGGGATAATCCAGTTGACCTGGCCCAGTAGAATCAATGGGATAATCCAGTTGACCGGGCCCAGTAGAATCAATGGGATAATCCAGTTGGCCTGGCCCAGTAGAATCAATGGGATAATCCAGTTGGCCTGGCCCAGTAGAATCAATGGGATAATCCAGTTGGCCTGGCCCAGTAGAATCAATGGGATAATCCAGTTGGCCTGGCCCAGTAGAATCAATGGGATAATCCAGTTGGCCTGGCCCAGTAGAATCAATGGGATAATCCAGTTGGCCTGGCCCAGTAGAATCAATGGGATAATCCCAAAGTTGTAACCTACAAGCTCTAGTTGAAGGAACCAATGTAATATGTCTCTAATCACACCGTTTCTTTTTCTGTCCCTTccttcctgcctgtctgcctgtctgcctccctgcctgcctgtctgtcttcctgtctgcctgcctccctgcctgtctgcctgcctgtctcttcaGCTGGGTGGTGTACCAGGAGCCTAACTACAGAGGTCCCCACTATGTCTTGGAGAAACGTGACTACAACAACACCTCTGACTGGGGCTCCCAGAGCAGCACTGTGGGCTCCATGCGACGGGTCCGCTTCAATAACTAACCAACTGACTACAGAggtgcgcagcggtctaaggcactgcatctcagtgctagtggCGTCACTACAaaactggttcgattccaggatgtatcacaaccggccgtgatttggagtcccattgggcggcgcacaattggcccagcgtcgtccgggttagggcttggccggggtaggccgtcattgtaaataagcatttgttcttaactgacttgcctagttaaataaaggttaaaaaattcATAAGAAAACCCTCTGTAAGCCCCCTAACCTCGTAACCCCCCCTGCCCTAATCCCACAAACCAACAGGAGGACTCCCCACCAGCACCCCttccacctgacacacacactctgtcagcTTAATACACACATTATGCAAAACTACCAGAAACCTATTTTAATaataaacagtaaaaagacaattGCTCGTGTTGTGTGTTGTTTTGTTATCAGGGTTGTGATGATGATGTAATTGGTGAATTCATTGTGGTATATTTTCTCACAGGTTGATAGAAAACCCTGCTACtactaacacatacagtatgtagagcagatactactactaacacatacagtatgcagagCAGATACTACTACTAACATATACAGTATGCAGAGCAGATACTACtaataacacatacagtatgtagagcagatactactactaacacagtaTGTAGAGCAGATACTACtactaacacatacagtatgtagagcagatactaataacacatacagtatgtagagcAGATACTACtaataacacatacagtatgtagagcagatactactactaacacatacagtatgcagagcagatactactactaacacatacagtatgcagagcagatactactactaacacatacagtatgcagagCAGATACtaataacacatacagtatgtagagcagatactactactaacacatacagtatgtagagcagatactactaacacatacagtatgcagagCAGATACTACtaataacacatacagtatgcagagCAGATACtaataacacatacagtatgtagagcagatactactactaacacatacagtatgtagagcagatactactaacacatacagtatgtagagcAGATACTACtaataacacatacagtatgcagagcagatactactactaacacatacagtatgcagagCAGATACTACtaataacacatacagtatacagagcAGATACTACtaataacacatacagtatgcagagCAGATACTACtaataacacatacagtatacagagcagatactactactaacacatacagtatgcagagcagatactactactaacacatacagtatgcagagCAGATACtaataacacatacagtatacagagcagatactactactaacacatacagtatgcagagCAGATACTACtaataacacatacagtatgcagagcagatactactactaacacatacagtatgcagagCAGATACTACtaataacacatacagtatacagagcagatactactactaacacatacagtatgcagagcagatactactactaacacatacagtatgcagagCAGATACtaataacacatacagtatgcagagcagatactactactaacacatacagtatgtagagcagatactactactaataacacatacagtatgtagagcAGATACTACtaataacacatacagtatgcagagCAGATACTACTAATATCACATTAGTGTGaagtgtgaagcatttatttcggctgcaatttctgatgctggtaactctaatgaacttatcctgtgcagcagaggtaactggtcACGACTTCGGCTgaggtcggctcctctccttgttcgggcggcgttcggcggtcgacgtcaccggctttctagtcatcaccgatccatgtttccttTTGTAGGGTCTGTCTgtgataaagagatgctctgatattttgacaccacactccacaaagcaagtcctgcaggctctagttttgtctaatcttgattattgtccagtcgtgtggtcgagtgctgcaagtAAAGACccagttaagctgcagctggcccagaacagagaggcacgtcttgctcttcactgtaatcagagggctgatattaatactatgcagccagtctctcttggctaagagttgaggagagaatgactgcatcacttctttgtttataagaaacaatgtgttgaaaatcccacaTTTTTTgaatagtcaacttacacacagctctgacacacacacttaccccaccagacatgccaccaggggtcttttcacagtccccaaatccagaacaaattcaagaaatcgtacagtattatatagagccattgtTGCATGGTAATCCATTCCGTcttatattgctcaaataaacagcaagcctggtttcaaaaaacagataaagcaacacctcacggcaccatgcctctcccctatttgataGTTGGTGTGTATGTTAGACTACGTGtacgtagttctgtccttgagctgttcttgtctattaatgttttgtattatttcatgttttgtgtggaccccaggaagagtagctgctgctatggcaacagctaatgaggatcctaataaaaataccaaaataccaaCATTTTGTGGGCATCATTATAAAATATAAATGgtctgtgtgtttggtgtgtaggTTTGTCCTGGCAAGATGACATCACCCAGTACATTGTTACGAAAGAGCTGAGCAGAGTTCCTCACACCCCGAGACCCTTCAAGACCTCTTCCTCACAGTAAGGATCAGTACACATTTACAGAATCTAACAGTGGAGTTAGACAAGTATGGGCCTTTTCCTCTTATCTATCTAACATCTTATCGTGCCTCTGTGTAGTTGTATTTGCCCAGATGAAAAGTAGCCGGCTGACTAAATCTAGCATATTCACAAAATGGGTCAATGTTTATTGTTCCTGTCAAATAAAACTAATGACAGAATGAAAGTTAGTAGAGTAGACATGTAATATTATGCTTAGAACTGCCCAAAATATACATAATCATCTTCCTTGTCCTTCCTCTCAGACCCAAGCAGAGCCCCTCCAATCAGGGTGGATACCCCAGCAGCTCTTCCAATCAGGGTGGATACCCCAGCAGCTCCTCCAATCAGGGCGGATACCCCAGCAGCTCCTCCAATCAGGGCGGATACCCCAGCAGCTCCTCCAATCAGGGCGGATACCCCAGCAGCTCTTCCAATCAGGGAGGATACCCCAGCAGCTCCTCCAATCAGGGCGGATACCCCAGCAGCTCCTCCAATCAGGGAGGATACCCCAGCAGCTCCTCCAATCAGGGCAGATACCCCAGCAGCTCCTCCAATCAGGGCGGATACCCCAGTCAGGCTGACAGCCACCAGGACTACATGATAGTAGACCATCCCCAGTTCCCCCTCCGCATGCAGACCTCTCCCATGGACCCCTATACTTATCAACAGGTACAGTAAGCCATGCACATTAacacgtacacacagacacacacacacacacgtacacacacacacacacacacgtagacatacacgcatacacacagacacacagacacacacagctgtttTCATGAAATGTCAGGACTTTTTGGAATGTAACATTTTTTCACCATtaaaaatcatattttccctatcccttaaccttaaccccaaaaccctaaccctaacccttaaccttaacctcaaaaccctaaccctaacccttaccctcaaaaccctaaccctaacccttaaccttaaccccaaaaccctaacccttaacctcaaaaccctaaccctaacccttaaccttaaccccaaaaccctaacccttaaccttaactcaaaaccctaaccctaacccttaaccttaacctcaaaaccctaacccttaaccttaactcaaaaccctaaccctaacccttaaccttaaccccaaaaccctaacccttaaccttaactcaaaaccctaacccttaaccttaaccttgacctcaaaaccctaaccctaatctttaACCTcaaaaccctaacccttaacattAACCTcaaaaccctaacccttaaccttaacatTAACctcaaaaccctaaccctaatctttaacctcaaaaccctaaccctaacccttaacattAACCTCAAAACCCTAACTCTAATCTTTAAGCCTAAAATAGCAATAGAAGATATTCTGGACCTTTTCTAAACACTTCTTGTTTTCCTACCTTCTCAGGACATTAAGGTGAAATGTTAGGACATTGGGGTCCTGATAATGTAGGAAAactggtgcacacacacacacacacacaccacacacacacacacacacacacacacgcacacacacacacacacacacaccgcacacacacaacacacacaacacacaccacacacacacacacacacacaccacacacacacacaataaaacatGTGTCCTCATCCGTAAACCAtgtgtgtttttctctctctgtgttttacaGCACAGATACCAGGATATGGAACGCTCCCTCCACCAGGGAGGAAGAGTCTACCCAGGGCCCCGCCCCTCCTCTAGATCCCAACAtgccaaacagagagagagagaccgtcagcTGCTGCAGgacatcatctctctctatctgtcctcttCCCCTGCACAGCCCTCGTTCCGCCACAGGGGGGCAGCGGCACttccggcctcaccctactacgAGAACCTGGAACTGCCTCTGGACTATGTGGAGGACTACAGTGTGACAGAGCAGGATACGGCCAGGCAACAGCTACGACAGCAGAAGATGCagttacagcagcagcaacagaagAAGAAGGTTTCCCAGGACTACAGCTCTCTggctgggctggatggtgagatAGTAGAACTGCTGTAGTACCTTAACTAGCAGTGTTAATTAactaatttaattaattaattaaaacgAACTAGGTTCGGTAGCAGGGTGTGTGTAAATTctctggggaagccaagccagtggGAAAAAtggccatattacaacctatgtgttttgATAATttcgttgtttgctctataacctgttagttcatatgccttgacaccgtgATTTATAGGCCTAAATTCAACCAcatgtttgtttcatcacaaaaccggggaggaacctctgtccagtgaagtccacaaagcatattgcatggaTCACagagttacatgacctacagcatggtcaagcaagttcatGTTTCTGACATTATCGGACGACTAAACATCTACtaatttagaaccacagagagttaccgcaagtcccaaagaaaacaggagctgcctcctctattccagcaccatttcaacatctaCTGatgtagaaccacagagagttaccgcaagtcccaaagaaaacaggagctgcctcctctattccagcaccatttcaacatctaCTGatgtagaaccacagagagttaccgcaagtcccaaagaaaacaggagcttcctcctctattccagcaccatttcaacatctaCTGatgtagaaccacagagagttaccgcaagtcccAAAGAAAACAGAAGcttcctccactattccagcaccatttcaacttcaacatcatcaaatcacctctgcttagtctaatacagtggcaactaaaagataccaaaaacaatttagtccaatcaatgtaaactaaatatgatgtggctgtccatggtactgatttgtgtgcgtgcgtgctcttCTCTTCTGACTAACCTGGCCTTGCTATCTCTTCTGACTAACCTGGCCATGCTATCTCTTCTGTCTAACCTGGCCTTGCTATCTCTTCTGACTAACCTGGCCTTGCTATCTCTTCTGACTAACCTGGCCTTGCTATCTCTTCTGACTAACCTGGCCTTGCTATCTCTTCTGACTAACCTGGCCTTGCTATCTCTTCTGACTAACCTGGCCATGCTATCTCTTCTGTCTAACCTGGCCTTGCTATCTCTTCTGACTAACCTGGCCTTGCTATCTCTTCTGACTAACCTGGCCTTGCTATCTCTTCTGACTAACCTGGCCTTGCTATCTCTTCTGACTAACCTGGCCTTGCTATCTCTTCTGACTAACCTGGCCTTGCTATCTCTTCTGACTAACCTGGCCATGCTATCTCTTCTGTCTAACCTGGCCTTGCTATCTCTTCTGACTAACCTGGCCTTGCTATCTCTTCTGACTAACCTGGCCTTGCTATCTCTTCTGACTAACCTGGCCTTGCTATCTCTTCTGTCTAACCTGGCCTTGCTATCTCTTCTGATTGACCTGGCCTTGCTATCTCTTCTGATTGACCTGGCCGTGCTATCTCTTCTGACTAACCTGGCCTTGCTATCTCTTCTGACTAACCTGGCCTTGCTATCTCTTCTATGACTAACCTGGCCTTGCTATCTCTTCTGATTGACCTGGCCGTGCTATCTCTTCTGACTAACCTGGCCTTGCTATCTCTTCTATGACTAACCTGGCCTTGCTATCTCTTCTATGACTAACCTGGCCGTGCTATCTCTTCTGACTAACCTGGCCTTGCTATCTCTTCTATGACTAACCTGGCCTTGCTATCTCTTCTATGACTAACCTGGCCTTGCTATCTCTTCTATGACTAACCTGGCCTTGCTATCTCTTCTATGACTAACCTGGCCTTGCTATCTCTTCTATGACTAACCTGGCCTTGCTATCTCTTCTATGACTAACCTGGCCTTGCTATCTCTTCTATGACTAACCTGGCCTTGCTATCTCTTCTATGACTAACCTGGCCTTGCTATCTCTTCTATGACTAACCTGGCCTTGCTATCTCTTCTATGACTAACCTGGTCTTGCTATCTCTTCTATGACTAACCTGGCCTTGCTATCTCTTCTATGACTAACCTGGCCTTGCTATCTCTTCTATGACTAACCTGGCCTTGCTATCTCTTCTGACTAACCTGGCCTTGCTATCTCTTCTATGACTAACCTGGCCTTGCTATCTCTTCTATGACTAACCTGGCCTTGCTATCTCTTCTGACTAACCTGGCCTTGCTATCTCTTCTATGACTAACCTGGCCTTGCTATCTCTTCTATGACTAACCTGGTCCTGACAGTCTATTGAGACTAACCTGTcatttctgtgtgtctgtctgtgtagagtCTATCCTACAGCGTATGGTGGAGACCCTGGAGATGTACGGTG
It includes:
- the LOC129816952 gene encoding gamma-crystallin N-B-like; its protein translation is MNIFTKVYGLVQQTSKLGSVLQRAFYGSSGRVTLFEQRNFAGRRLDLSADCQKISDKNFPERCNSVQVENGAWVGYEQENFRGRQYLWDMAEKGEYNCYDKWCAQVDHVSSVRSVKQDSSPARAHLFERAGFSGKRTELQDDIPNMMTRYSLNRAASIRVLGGAWVVYQEPNYRGPHYVLEKRDYNNTSDWGSQSSTVGSMRRVRFNN